A genomic region of Miscanthus floridulus cultivar M001 chromosome 3, ASM1932011v1, whole genome shotgun sequence contains the following coding sequences:
- the LOC136541255 gene encoding YTH domain-containing protein ECT1-like isoform X2 has translation MLLQSFQAPAKGVMAAVGSLQPGMETLHVQGDYKDAPPPAKAAVVAAVESLQPAMESLHVQDYKDAAAPAKGVAAAAAVGSLQPGVENLQAQDYKDASMYYGAYPAYAYGAYGGWGEYSTYVSHDGAQSPTAGAYADMYYGYAPYGVATMGHDGQIYGSQNYDYQSPSTYTKQQNSTTKLSSNGKSEKLAPAPQADVSTVSVDEVKGLTLKADRNTPGSNGSYSRSGACSGSYQNQTSWSHYPYYSSEMFSDKQQKFTSNRNSTASNAKTKGQSRNPNTRQYPHLMGLQTPTSPSVYSANGIYGYDGSYGAGLWYGSHMYSSGLYGGWNSLYDGKYRTRGRGNNGYYVYGNGSLDGFNELKRGPRSGMYKNQLGLGATTEVPAKEQDTLSANGSHPAMKDQYNQADFAETYSVAKFFIIKSYSEDDVHKSVKYNVWASTPNGNKKLDAAYQEAKEKSSETPVFLLFSVNASGQFVGLAEMVGRVDFDKIVEHWQQDKWTGCFPVKWHIVKDVPNSLLKHIILENNENKPVTNSRDTHEVKLEQGLQVLKIFKDHVCKTSILDDFGFYDNREKLMQERKAKQQQSLKKVIDVKLPNATDTEKSLEGETGSTELTEVEADVLNKELSLDRVGEKNGEKGNDVAPQNLKSPTEKLAGPNGC, from the exons ATGCTGTTGCAATCGTTTCAGGCTCCGGCCAAGGGCGTGATGGCGGCTGTGGGGAGCTTGCAGCCAGGGATGGAGACTCTACATGTGCAGGGTGATTACAAGGACGCGCCTCCTCCGGCCAAGGCCGCCGTGGTGGCCGCGGTAGAGAGCCTCCAGCCGGCGATGGAGAGTCTACATGTGCAGGATTACAAGGACGCAGCGGCTCCTGCTAAGggcgtggccgccgccgccgctgtaggGAGCTTGCAGCCCGGGGTGGAGAACCTGCAGGCGCAGGATTACAAGGACGCTAGCATGTATTATGGTGCCTACCCGGCTTATGCCTATGGAG CTTATGGTGGCTGGGGGGAGTACTCCACATATGTGAGCCATGATGGAGCACAGTCACCAACTGCT GGTGCCTATGCTGACATGTACTATGGCTACGCTCCATATGGTGTTGCAACCATGGGGCATGATGGTCAGATTTATGGGTCTCAGAATTACGATTACCAGTCCCCGTCGACGTACACCAAGCAACAGAATTCCACTACCAAGCTGTCGTCCAATGGTAAAAGCGAGAAATTGGCTCCGGCGCCGCAAGCAGATGTCTCCACTGTTAGTGTTGATGAGGTGAAAGGTCTGACCCTGAAGGCAGACCGGAATACACCAGGTTCCAATGGTTCATATAGCCGATCTGGTGCGTGCTCCGGTAGCTATCAGAACCAGACTAGTTGGTCACACTATCCATATTACAGCAGTGAGATGTTCTCCGACAAGCAGCAAAAGTTCACCAGCAATCGCAATTCGACTGCTTCCAATGCTAAAACCAAGGGGCAGTCGAGGAATCCAAACACAAGGCAGTATCCTCATCTCATG GGTCTGCAAACACCAACTTCCCCATCAGTTTACTCAGCTAATGGAATATATGGGTATGATGGGAGCTATGGAGCTGGCCTGTGGTATGGATCACACATGTATAGTTCTGGGTTATATGGTGGGTGGAATTCACTGTATGATGGAAAGTACAGAACCAGAGGAAGAGGTAATAATGGGTATTATGTTTATGGCAATGGAAGCCTAGATGGCTTCAATGAACTGAAAAGAGGACCAAGAAGTGGTATGTACAAAAACCAGCTGGGGCTTGGAGCTACTACTGAAGTACCAGCAAAAGAGCAGGACACTTTGTCTGCTAATGGTTCACATCCTGCCATGAAGGATCAGTATAATCAGGCTGACTTTGCGGAAACATACTCAGTCGCTAAATTCTTCATTATTAAATCATACAgtgaagatgatgttcacaagAGTGTTAAGTACAATGTGTGGGCTAGCACTCCCAATGGCAATAAGAAACTTGATGCTGCCTACCAAGAGGCTAAAGAGAAATCAAGCGAAACTCCTGTTTTCCTTCTATTCTCT GTGAATGCAAGTGGCCAGTTTGTTGGCCTTGCTGAGATGGTTGGTCGTGTTGATTTTGACAAAATAGTAGAGCATTGGCAACAGGACAAGTGGACTGGTTGTTTCCCTGTCAAGTGGCACATTGTGAAGGATGTTCCAAACAGCTTGCTGAAGCACATCATTCTCGAGAACAATGAAAACAAGCCAGTCACAAACAGCAGAGATACACATGAG gtgaagcttgagcaaggccTTCAAGTGCTCAAGATTTTCAAGGATCATGTCTGCAAGACATCCATACTGGATGACTTTGGCTTTTACGATAATCGCGAGAAGTTGATGCAAGAGAGGAAAGCAAAGCAGCAGCAGTCACTGAAAAAG GTCATCGATGTGAAGCTGCCTAACGCCACTGACACGGAGAAAAGTCTCGAAGGAGAGACTGGATCAACGGAACTCACTGAGGTTGAGGCTGATGTCTTGAACAAAGAGCTTTCATTAGACAGAGTAGGAGAGAAAAATGGTGAGAAAGGAAATGATGTCGCCCCACAGAACCTGAAATCACCAACTGAGAAGTTGGCAGGTCCAAATGGctgttaa
- the LOC136541255 gene encoding YTH domain-containing protein ECT1-like isoform X1 produces MAAVGSLQPGMETLHVQGDYKDAPPPAKAAVVAAVESLQPAMESLHVQDYKDAAAPAKGVAAAAAVGSLQPGVENLQAQDYKDASMYYGAYPAYAYGAYGGWGEYSTYVSHDGAQSPTAGAYADMYYGYAPYGVATMGHDGQIYGSQNYDYQSPSTYTKQQNSTTKLSSNGKSEKLAPAPQADVSTVSVDEVKGLTLKADRNTPGSNGSYSRSGACSGSYQNQTSWSHYPYYSSEMFSDKQQKFTSNRNSTASNAKTKGQSRNPNTRQYPHLMGLQTPTSPSVYSANGIYGYDGSYGAGLWYGSHMYSSGLYGGWNSLYDGKYRTRGRGNNGYYVYGNGSLDGFNELKRGPRSGMYKNQLGLGATTEVPAKEQDTLSANGSHPAMKDQYNQADFAETYSVAKFFIIKSYSEDDVHKSVKYNVWASTPNGNKKLDAAYQEAKEKSSETPVFLLFSVNASGQFVGLAEMVGRVDFDKIVEHWQQDKWTGCFPVKWHIVKDVPNSLLKHIILENNENKPVTNSRDTHEVKLEQGLQVLKIFKDHVCKTSILDDFGFYDNREKLMQERKAKQQQSLKKVIDVKLPNATDTEKSLEGETGSTELTEVEADVLNKELSLDRVGEKNGEKGNDVAPQNLKSPTEKLAGPNGC; encoded by the exons ATGGCGGCTGTGGGGAGCTTGCAGCCAGGGATGGAGACTCTACATGTGCAGGGTGATTACAAGGACGCGCCTCCTCCGGCCAAGGCCGCCGTGGTGGCCGCGGTAGAGAGCCTCCAGCCGGCGATGGAGAGTCTACATGTGCAGGATTACAAGGACGCAGCGGCTCCTGCTAAGggcgtggccgccgccgccgctgtaggGAGCTTGCAGCCCGGGGTGGAGAACCTGCAGGCGCAGGATTACAAGGACGCTAGCATGTATTATGGTGCCTACCCGGCTTATGCCTATGGAG CTTATGGTGGCTGGGGGGAGTACTCCACATATGTGAGCCATGATGGAGCACAGTCACCAACTGCT GGTGCCTATGCTGACATGTACTATGGCTACGCTCCATATGGTGTTGCAACCATGGGGCATGATGGTCAGATTTATGGGTCTCAGAATTACGATTACCAGTCCCCGTCGACGTACACCAAGCAACAGAATTCCACTACCAAGCTGTCGTCCAATGGTAAAAGCGAGAAATTGGCTCCGGCGCCGCAAGCAGATGTCTCCACTGTTAGTGTTGATGAGGTGAAAGGTCTGACCCTGAAGGCAGACCGGAATACACCAGGTTCCAATGGTTCATATAGCCGATCTGGTGCGTGCTCCGGTAGCTATCAGAACCAGACTAGTTGGTCACACTATCCATATTACAGCAGTGAGATGTTCTCCGACAAGCAGCAAAAGTTCACCAGCAATCGCAATTCGACTGCTTCCAATGCTAAAACCAAGGGGCAGTCGAGGAATCCAAACACAAGGCAGTATCCTCATCTCATG GGTCTGCAAACACCAACTTCCCCATCAGTTTACTCAGCTAATGGAATATATGGGTATGATGGGAGCTATGGAGCTGGCCTGTGGTATGGATCACACATGTATAGTTCTGGGTTATATGGTGGGTGGAATTCACTGTATGATGGAAAGTACAGAACCAGAGGAAGAGGTAATAATGGGTATTATGTTTATGGCAATGGAAGCCTAGATGGCTTCAATGAACTGAAAAGAGGACCAAGAAGTGGTATGTACAAAAACCAGCTGGGGCTTGGAGCTACTACTGAAGTACCAGCAAAAGAGCAGGACACTTTGTCTGCTAATGGTTCACATCCTGCCATGAAGGATCAGTATAATCAGGCTGACTTTGCGGAAACATACTCAGTCGCTAAATTCTTCATTATTAAATCATACAgtgaagatgatgttcacaagAGTGTTAAGTACAATGTGTGGGCTAGCACTCCCAATGGCAATAAGAAACTTGATGCTGCCTACCAAGAGGCTAAAGAGAAATCAAGCGAAACTCCTGTTTTCCTTCTATTCTCT GTGAATGCAAGTGGCCAGTTTGTTGGCCTTGCTGAGATGGTTGGTCGTGTTGATTTTGACAAAATAGTAGAGCATTGGCAACAGGACAAGTGGACTGGTTGTTTCCCTGTCAAGTGGCACATTGTGAAGGATGTTCCAAACAGCTTGCTGAAGCACATCATTCTCGAGAACAATGAAAACAAGCCAGTCACAAACAGCAGAGATACACATGAG gtgaagcttgagcaaggccTTCAAGTGCTCAAGATTTTCAAGGATCATGTCTGCAAGACATCCATACTGGATGACTTTGGCTTTTACGATAATCGCGAGAAGTTGATGCAAGAGAGGAAAGCAAAGCAGCAGCAGTCACTGAAAAAG GTCATCGATGTGAAGCTGCCTAACGCCACTGACACGGAGAAAAGTCTCGAAGGAGAGACTGGATCAACGGAACTCACTGAGGTTGAGGCTGATGTCTTGAACAAAGAGCTTTCATTAGACAGAGTAGGAGAGAAAAATGGTGAGAAAGGAAATGATGTCGCCCCACAGAACCTGAAATCACCAACTGAGAAGTTGGCAGGTCCAAATGGctgttaa
- the LOC136541256 gene encoding uncharacterized protein: MAAKVASPLAFRRDVRGPLGRPPPGGCRSVTGTGLPGVLYWSSGAGGNSRLLVARARGRNRFGGGAGGRGATKDEAAEEDEEEVADVVIVDAGDEEEFVSDELSGYRGLVLDLSYRPVNVVCWKRAICLEFIGKADVLEYYDQTVSSPSGSFYIPAVLRVPQLLQVVKRRRVKQSLSRKNILYRDDFTCQYCSSGDNLTIDHVIPISRGGKWEWENLVTACARCNSRKGQKTLEQANMKLRKIPRAPKEYDIMAVPLTKSAFRTLKRNHGLPEVWLQYLSRPSP; this comes from the exons ATGGCGGCCAAGGTGGCTTCGCCGCTCGCGTTCCGCCGCGACGTGCGTGGTCCGCTCGGCCGGCCTCCTCCGGGCGGCTGCCGGAGCGTGACCGGGACCGGGCTGCCGGGGGTGCTGTACTGGAGCAGCGGCGCCGGCGGCAACAGCAGACTGCTCGtggcgcgggcgcgcgggcggaACAGGttcggcggcggcgcaggcgggCGGGGCGCGACCAAGGatgaggcggcggaggaggacgaggaggaggtcgccgacGTGGTGATCGTCGACGCCGGGGACGAGGAGGAGTTCGTCTCCGACGAGCTGTCCGGTTACAGAGGCCTGGTTCTTGATCTCTCCTACAG GCCTGTCAATGTCGTGTGCTGGAAGCGTGCCATCTGCCTGGAATTCATTGGGAAG GCCGATGTGTTGGAGTACTATGATCAGACGGTCTCTTCGCCTAGCGGATCCTTCTACATTCCTGCAGTTTTAAGG GTTCCACAGTTGCTGCAGGTAGTAAAGAGAAGAAGAGTCAAGCAGAGCCTTAGCCGTAAAAACATTCTTTACAGGGATGATTTCACCTGTCA ATACTGTTCTTCTGGGGACAACTTGACAATTGACCATGTTATTCCGATTTCACGTGGCGGTAAATGGGAATGGGAGAATTTG GTGACTGCCTGTGCAAGATGTAACTCCAGGAAGGGTCAGAAGACACTGGAGCAGGCAAACATGAAGCTGCGCAAGATCCCCAGG GCGCCCAAGGAGTACGACATTATGGCTGTGCCCTTGACAAAATCTGCATTCAGAACGCTCAAGAGGAACCATGGGCTTCCTGAAGTGTGGCTGCAGTACCTTTCCAGACCATCTCCTTAA